A portion of the Bacteroidia bacterium genome contains these proteins:
- a CDS encoding zinc-dependent metalloprotease yields MKAQPHTFSCGTPHDAKSHLNSQDILAKLNTLSPPCGEDSIFHIRTAIHYFLRKDGTGNFNEFDDGKVGEPIPLGQPANYHQLWNGYRFAAEIVHAANVRLLQNVPLQSLHTSCVFTAPAVYPIKILYTLVGVYFHRVENNAYDIIHSHACKAMDSLARYAVNPSNTLNIVLGPFTMHDGCAAGIPAPVNGMRFSCQNQWNMYNAHSNDWVNIVWGTGNWSTPTMNHELGHLLYLFHTFEGDLCADTPTCTKGHTNNVMDSGLYLESLTPDQLTWMYNSLKGSTSSTSHIPAYKYQCNSCSPAYSFSRVHEKCGEVYLAGGWYGTWVTAQNQFIEIFETNAIGSHTVTGPYYANWFPATSPSVYLRKLNSLYTFVPGKIYKIKLAVSSSCTGWHESSNWIRYSGAVSSSGCGGGGGSSPHRVSSWEDKIEVYPNPTTGTLSIFLGNVPQKAISVVLADVTGKVVATTTLQEVYTQWHVDVPQGMYILQIPELNYFEKIIVQQ; encoded by the coding sequence TTGCGGCGAAGATAGCATCTTCCATATCAGAACCGCTATTCATTACTTCCTTCGTAAAGATGGAACAGGAAACTTCAATGAATTTGACGACGGAAAAGTAGGAGAACCCATTCCCTTAGGACAACCCGCTAACTATCACCAACTTTGGAACGGCTATCGGTTTGCCGCAGAAATCGTTCATGCCGCTAATGTCAGACTGCTACAAAATGTCCCACTCCAAAGCCTTCACACCTCTTGCGTATTTACAGCCCCAGCCGTTTATCCCATCAAAATTCTTTATACCTTGGTAGGTGTTTATTTTCACAGAGTAGAAAATAACGCTTATGACATTATCCATTCCCATGCTTGTAAAGCTATGGATAGTTTGGCAAGGTATGCTGTAAATCCCTCCAATACCTTAAACATAGTTTTAGGTCCTTTTACCATGCATGATGGCTGTGCCGCAGGTATTCCCGCACCTGTCAATGGCATGCGCTTTTCCTGTCAAAACCAATGGAACATGTATAATGCCCATAGTAATGACTGGGTAAATATAGTATGGGGCACAGGTAACTGGTCAACCCCTACAATGAACCATGAACTTGGACACCTGCTATACTTATTTCATACCTTCGAAGGAGATCTATGTGCAGATACACCAACTTGTACAAAAGGTCACACTAATAATGTTATGGATAGTGGGTTGTACCTAGAGTCGCTAACCCCCGACCAACTTACATGGATGTATAATTCGTTGAAAGGTTCTACTTCTAGCACAAGTCATATTCCTGCGTATAAGTATCAGTGCAATTCTTGCAGTCCTGCGTATTCGTTTAGTAGAGTACATGAAAAGTGTGGAGAGGTATATTTAGCAGGGGGTTGGTACGGCACTTGGGTTACTGCCCAAAACCAGTTCATAGAAATTTTTGAGACAAACGCCATAGGTAGCCACACTGTAACAGGACCTTATTATGCTAATTGGTTTCCTGCAACCTCTCCTTCGGTGTATTTGCGTAAGCTCAATAGCCTATATACTTTTGTACCTGGTAAGATTTACAAGATAAAGTTAGCGGTCAGTAGTAGTTGTACAGGTTGGCATGAGAGTAGTAATTGGATAAGGTATTCGGGGGCTGTGAGTTCATCGGGTTGTGGAGGGGGAGGAGGGAGCAGCCCTCATCGTGTAAGTTCATGGGAAGATAAGATTGAAGTGTATCCTAACCCTACTACGGGGACATTGAGCATTTTTTTAGGTAATGTTCCACAAAAGGCTATTTCAGTTGTATTAGCAGATGTAACGGGCAAAGTGGTAGCAACTACTACTTTACAAGAGGTTTATACCCAATGGCATGTAGATGTACCTCAAGGAATGTATATTTTACAAATTCCTGAATTAAATTACTTTGAAAAAATTATCGTACAACAATAA